The genomic region gtgtgtgtacctgtgtttaccTGTGTGCGTACCTGTGTGCGTACCTGTGTGCGTACCTGTGTGCGTACCTGTGTGCGTACCTGTGTGCGTACCTGTGTGCGTACCTGTGTGCGTACCTGTGTGTAGTGGTGAAACGTActcaagtaaaaatactttaaagtacttaagttgtttttggggggtatctggaCTTTACCACTCATTGAATATTTAAATTCACTACActccttaagaaaatattgtactttttactccttaccttttccctgacacccaaaagtactcgttacatttgactgcttatcaggacaggaaaatagtcaaattcacacacttatcaagagaacatccctggtcatccctactgcctctaatctggaggactcactaaacagagaacatccctggtcatccctactgcctctgatctggaggactcactaaacagagaacatccctggtcatccctactgcctctgatctggaggactcactaaacagagaacatccctggtcatccctactgcctctgatctggaggactcactaaacagagaacatccctggtcatccctatatcCCAGGGCAGTTGGGTACTTGTTTTCCACCATTGGTGTGGTGTGGGTTTATAATATGTTGTGACTCAGGTGTACTTGACTACCTGTGTGTCCTCCAGGTATGGTTCCCCTACCAGAGACGGCTATCGACTTCTCTGACCTGAGGTCCCAGAATTCACACATGAATGAGAGGGTGAGTAACACACAAAGTTACAGCACTAGTGTGATGGATGTCACTGCACTTAATTAGCAGCTCTGCTTCCTTCTGGGAACACCGTCCTTAGAAAGGCCTGATCTAGGGACCCTCTGCTTCCTTCTGGGAACACCGTCCTTAGAAAGGCCTGATCTAGGGACCCTCTGCTTCCTTCTGGGAACACCGTCCTTAGAAAGGCCTGATCTAGAGACCCTCTGCTTCCTTCTGGGAACACCGTCCTTAGAAAGGCCTGATCTAGGGACCCTCTGCTTCCTTCTGGGAACACCGTCCTTAGAAAGGCCTGATCTAGAGACCCTCTGCTTCCTTCCCTATCTAGGAACACCGTCCTTAGAAAGGCCTGATCTAGGGACCCTCTGCTTCACAAGCACACGTGACAACAGTCTTTTAGCCAGGTGACACGAGGGGAGAGATTTCAAGCTGTGGATTGAGCTTCCGGTTTAGTCTATTCCACTATGCTGTGTGGGGGTGTAGTATGACATTATGTCTTCCCTACAGGGTTGTGGGGGCTGAACTGTGTAGTATGACATTATGTCTTCCCTACAGGGTTGTGGGGGCTGAACTGTGTAGTTTGACATGATGTCTTCCCTACAGGGTTGTGGGGGCTGAACTGTGTAGTATGACATTATGTCTTCCCTACAGGGTTGTGGGGGCTGAACTGTGTAGTATGACATTATGTCTTCCCTACAGGGTTGTGGGGGCTGAACTGTGTAGTTTGACATTATGTCTTCCCTACAGGGTTGTGGGGGCTGAACTGTGTAGTATGACATTACGTCTTCCCTACAGGGTTGTGGGGGCTGAACTGTGTAGTATGACATTATGTCTTCCCTACAGGGTTGTGGGGGCTGAACTGTGTAGTATGACATTATGTCTTCCCTACAGGGTTGTGGGGGCTGAACTGTGTAGTTTGACATTATGTCTTCCCTACAGGGTTGTGGGGGCTGAACTGTGTAGTATGACATTATGTCTTCCCTACAGGGTTGTGGGGGCTGAACTGTGTAGTATGACATTATGTCTTCCCTACAGGGTTGTGGGGGCTGAACTGTGTAGTTTGACATTATGTCTTCCCTACAGGGTTGTGGGGGCTGAACTGTGTAGTTTGACATTATGTCTTCCCTACAGGGTTGTGGGGGCTGAACTGTGTAGTTTGACATTATGTCTTCCCTACAGGGTTGTGGGGGCTGAACTGTGTAGTATGACATTATGTCTTCCCTACAGGGTTGTGGGGGCTGAACTGTGTAGTTTGACATTATGTCTTCCCTACAGGGTTGTGGGGGCTGAACTGTGTAGTTTGACATTATGTCTTCCCTACAGGGTTGTGGGGGCTGAACTGTGTAGTTTGACATTATGTCTTCCCTACAGGGTTGTGGGGGCTGAACTGTGTAGTTTGACATTATGTCTTCCCTACAGGGTTGTGGGGGCTGAACTGTGTAGTTTGACATTATGTCTTCCCTACAGGGTTGTGGGGGCTGAACTGTGTAGTTTGACATTATGTCTTCCCTACAGGGTTGTGGGGGCTGAACTgtgtagtttgaaatgtttagtTGCTGTGCAgagtctgatacacacacacacacacacacacacagtagtgtaATATATTGTTGCTGTGATATTGTGTGTTACAGGGTTGTGAGGGCTGGACTGTTTGTAGTCGTTGTGAGACCTACCGCCCCCCCAGAGCTCACCACTGTAGAGTATGTCAGCGATGCATACGACGCATGGACCACCACTGTCCCTGGTTAGTCACTCTACAGCtcctccctcaacctctctctgtccctggttAGTCACTCTACAGCtcctccctcaacctctctctgtccctggttAGTCACTCTACAGCtcctccctcaacctctctctgtccctggttAGTCACTCTACAGCTCCTCCCTCAACTGTCCCTGGTTAGTCACTGGTAAACTTACTCCTCCTCATCCAGCCCTCctatccttctctctgtctgtcattctcctCTGTCGTTAtaatatagtgtgtgtttgtgttgtaggaTCAATAACTGTGTTGGAGAGTTGAACCAGAAGTACTTCATCCAGTTTCTCTTCTATACAGGTGAGTCCTCTACTACTCTACTCGttacacaggaggttggtggaggAGGGGCTTGTGGTAATGTCTGGAGTGGAATCCTATCTAATCCATCTAACACACGATGCCATTCCGttagctccgttccagccattaccacaaaccCGTTCTCCCAAATGAAGGTCGATCAGCTTTGATATTGCAGAtggattgtagcttccatcaatgtaattgcatcatttccaatcccccatatattttggggcaaatatatacagaaccagtcaaaagtttagacacaactactcattcaagggtttttctttagtttttttaagcaattttctacattgtaaagaagacatcaaaactatgaaataacacatatggaatcacgtagtaaccaaaaaagtttaaaccaaatgaaaatatatttattattttgtataataatataatatataataattaataatttaaATGGAAAAATTCTAAGTTTTGAATCCGTCTTCATTTTGCCTATCAGTTCATGAACCACCTTGGAATCGGTACTAATCTCTCCCCAACTATTTTTTTAAAATCGATATGGCACCTCTGTCAATTTTGTTTTGTCCTTTAAATTAAACAGgtgtactttttaaaaatgtatcttagttttctttaaccaattatgGTCTTTAATGCTGACAGACAACTTCCCTACtttctcccctttccacttgcctcttccatttagGTTtttaatgctgcaattagttggttgtaattatGGGACATTTCCATATATTGTTGTTAGCTGCTTGTGTGACATAATTCCAcacaacaacagttttcagctgtgctaacataattgcataattgcaaaatggttttctaatgatcaattagccttttaaaatgataaacctggattagcgaacacaacgtgtcattggaacacaggagtgatggttgctgataatgggccctttctctctcatatctctctctctctctctctcatatccctctctctctcatccccctctctctctctctctctctctctctctcatatccctctctctcatccccctctctctctcatatctctctctctcatccccctctctctctcatccccctctctctctcatatccctctctctcatattttcctctctctctctctctctctctctctctctcatatccctctctctctcatccctttctctctccaggtATGGCCAGTCTCTACTCCATGGCTCTGGTGGTGTCAGCCTGGGTGTGGAGAATACGGAGCGAGCGAGacggggaaggagagaaggaaggagaggagtctCCCAGCAAACACCTGATTGTGTGAGTGAAGGATGAGAGCGAGAtgatagagaggatatagagatgtACAAGTATAATTTTTGTGATGTATATTCTGTCTTTTCATTGTTGCCCCTTCTCAGAGCTCACTACATCATTCTCCTGGTTGAGTCGGTGTTGTTTGGAGTGTTCGTCATGGTCATCTTCTACGACCAGGTATGGTCAAGTCTCGGTTAAATGTGTTTGCATTCAGAAAAGACCTCAGAAGACCTCTTATAACGAGGCAGACCTGAAACTGTTCTCTCTTAACGAGGCAGACCTGAAACTGTTCTCTCTTAACGAGGCAGACCTGAAACTGTTCTCTCTTAACGAGGCAGACCTGAAACTGTTCTCTCTTAACGAGGCATACCTGAAACTGTTCTCTCTTAACGAGGCATACCTGAAACTGTTCTCTCTTAACGAGGCAGACCTGAAACTGTTCTCTCTTAACGAGGCAGACCTGAAACTGTTCTCTCTTAACGAGGCAGACCTGAAACTGTTCTCTCTTAACGAGGCAGACCTGAAACTGTTCTCTTTTAACGAGGCAGACCTGAAACTGTTCTCTCTTAACGGGGCATACCTGAAACTGTTCTCTCTTAACGGGGCAGACCTGAAATTGTTCTCTCTTAACGGGGGCAGACCTGAAACTGTCCTCTTTTAGCCTCTCTAGGGTACATGGGATGCTAacgtcccacctgaccaacagccagtgaaagtgcagggcgccaaattcaaacaataGAAATCTcaaaattaaaattcctcaaacatacatgtattttacatcattttaaaggtaaacttgttgttaatccagccacagtgttcgatttcaaaaaggctttacgacgaaagcataccatgcgattatgttaggtcaccaccaagccacagaaaaaacacagccatttttccagccagagagaggagtcacaaaaagcagaaatagaggtaaaatgaatcactaacctttgatgatcttcatcagatgacactcataggacttcatgttacacaatacatgtatgttttgttggattaagttcatatttatatccaaaaatctctgtttacattggcgcgttatgttttgCTTctaaaacatccggtgaaagtgcagagagctacagaaatacaagtgttatacatggcactatagatacacttctccttaatgcaaccgctgtgtcagatttcaaaaaggctttacggaaaaagcaaaccatgcaataatctgagtacagcactcagacaccaaaacaacccaaacagatacccgccatgttgtggagtcaacagaagtcagaaatagaattataaatattcacttacctttgatgatcttcatccaaatgcactcccaggaatcccagttccaaaataaatgttagttttgtttgataaagtcaatcatttatgtccaaataccttctttttgtTTCACGCATTTAGTAAAGTAACTAAGTCCAAAAAgttattacagtttgtagaaacatgtcaaatgatgtatagaatctttaggatgtttttatcataaatctttactaatgtttcaaccggagaattcctttgtctttagaaatgaaagggaACGGAGCTAACTCTCATGGGCGCGCGCCTGACTGAGCAGATGGccttctggcagacctctgactcaatcagctctcattcccccctccttcacagtagaagcctgaaacaaggttctaaagactgttgacatctagtggaagccttagggagTGTggtatgaccccatagacactgtgtattcgatagacaaacctcagatttcccacttcctggttggattttttctcaggttttcacctgccatacgagttatgttgtactcacagacatcattcaaacagttttagaaacttcagagtgttttctatccaatatcattctatcctcctctctccatcatcctctctctccatcatcctcctctctcatcctcctctctctctcatcccgctctctctccatccctctctctccatcctcctctatctccatcctcctctccatcatcctcctctctctctctccatccccctcctctctctctccatccctctctctctccattcctctctctctccatcctcctctccatcatcctcctctctctctctcatccctctctctctccatccctctctctctccatcctcctctctctcagttggTGTCCATTATAACAGATGAAactcctatagaacatttgaggAACAGACTGATGAAAGACAGAACATCGATCACCAGCAGCACCTCTGAGCCACCGacacacatcccacacacacGCAAGCCCAAACTAGCCCTGCTCAGAGAGGTCTtcgggagaggtgtgtgtgtgttgttcaacCATCTGTTAATTGTTTTGCTCATAGTCTTAAAGACAATTTAACCATATAGTAACATATTTCTAACAGTAgcgctgtctctcccccccccccccgtctctcagGGTCGGTGTTCTGTTGGCTGTTCCCTCTACATTCCAGTCCCCCCACCGTCGGTGGAATCAGCTACTCGGCTGTTCCGGATTATGATGTGTAACGTTCCCACAACCTTCAAACAACCTTCAAACAACATTCTGTGACGACAGCGTTTTAACATTCCTTCAACGTTGTGGTTACGTTACGGCCATCATGTAATTAGGGCTGTCAAATGATTAATTGAATTCGTGGCGTTAGTTAATCGCAATTCGTCACAatgtttgacacacacacacacacacacacacacacatcctctctcacacacacacacacatcctctctcacacacacacacacatcctctctctcacacacacacacacatcctctctctcacacacacacacacacacatcctctctctcacacacacacacacacacatcctctctctcacacacacacacacacacatcctctctctcacacacacacacacacacatcctctctctcacacacacacacacatcctctctctcacacacacacacacatcctctctctcacacacacacacacacatcctctctctcacacacacacacacacacatcctctctctcacacacacacacacacatcctctctctctcgcacacacacacacacacacacacatcctctctttcacacagacatcctctctttcacacagacatcctctctttcacacagacatcctctctcacacacacacacacacatcctctctctcacacacatcccctctctcactcacacacacacacacatcctctctcacacacacatcctctctcacacacacatcctctctctcacacacatcccctctctcacacacacacacacacacacatcctctctctctcacgcacgcgcacacacacatcctcacacacacatactctctctctctctcacacacacacacacatcctctctctcacacacacatcctctctcacacacacatcctctctctctctctctcacacacacacacacacacacacacacacacacacacacacacacacacacacacacatcctctctctctctcacacatcccctctctctcacacatcctctctctctcacacacacacacacatcctctctctctcacacacacatcctctctctctcacacacacatcctctctctcacacacacacacacacacacacacacacacacacacacacacacacacacacacaccatagccttccttttcagttctgcctgtGCCATCCAAATTGTGCGTAGCCTAGTCCGTGGTCAGGTTATCAGGTTTCCATCCCGTTAGGTAACATGACTAACTAGCTCAACAATGTTTGTTATCAAACCAAACAATGAGTTTAAAAACGGCCGGCGACATGCACACGAATCTGCGAAAATAAAGAAAATGCATAGCTCCGACATGATTTTGTCTCGCGGTCTaaagtgatgtagtggctgtgttgCGTTTTTAAAAAGGTTCCGTGCGGAAACATGTTGCGTTTTTAAAAAAGGTTTAAAATGTTATGACACACGTTAACAGCCCTAAATATAATATACAGGTTACTGAAATGTTTGGTTAACTAACA from Oncorhynchus kisutch isolate 150728-3 linkage group LG9, Okis_V2, whole genome shotgun sequence harbors:
- the zgc:77880 gene encoding palmitoyltransferase ZDHHC3; this translates as MAFLRCRRDPCGFICLILTYFSVFYADYVVIQYVLIPAYSGSVWCTLHGSVFNLILLLLLACHSKAVFSDPGMVPLPETAIDFSDLRSQNSHMNERGCEGWTVCSRCETYRPPRAHHCRVCQRCIRRMDHHCPWINNCVGELNQKYFIQFLFYTGMASLYSMALVVSAWVWRIRSERDGEGEKEGEESPSKHLIVAHYIILLVESVLFGVFVMVIFYDQLVSIITDETPIEHLRNRLMKDRTSITSSTSEPPTHIPHTRKPKLALLREVFGRGSVFCWLFPLHSSPPTVGGISYSAVPDYDV